A single genomic interval of Paenibacillus sp. JQZ6Y-1 harbors:
- a CDS encoding bifunctional diguanylate cyclase/phosphodiesterase yields the protein MEDMHLNYNSWIIGLSVLISIVASYIALNLASKVSQTHGRSKVIWLCLSSFVMGSGIWSMHFVGMLAFHFDMPVNYDIVLTMLSAMASIVASFVAFTVKLNPAQKVWKPMLAGIIMGCGIVAMHYTGMQAMRMDAMISYTPSYVVLSVFIALLASYGALFLFHKFRDKPDYSHWKLISAIIMGFAISGMHYSGMAATNFHYMAGMSSNMETISSLSASQVLLITGVSIVTFSILSVSWAAVFVERHLLERMAYSDPLTSLPNRHGLQRYFEKVFDAHTQGAVLFLDLDRFKSINDTLGHDMGDELLIEVSRRLRECIIAEKIVGNEQVFRLGGDEFLIATSNMNPAQAIALAERILQSIKQPYHLSGDQLFVTGGSIGIALAPEHGYDRTSLMRAADTAMYVSKNSGKNRYSIFNEDMNKRQIRRMGLENDLRQAQDNNQLFIVYQPKWDSQHNQLVGMEALLRWQHHELGLVSPGEFIPIAEETGLIIPMTYWMIGQVCEQNLRWQQEMDVMVPISVNMSARMFENPLFAGRVERIVQQSGLSPHYLELEITESIAMNSMEGTVEQLKHIQSLGIRVSLDDFGTGYSSLGRLDEMPVDIIKMDQIFVRKSDQTSKQAIVSTIIAIARNLELELVAEGVETAEQLAFLQSRGCYLMQGFYFGRPMTVMQMNEWLKERVLNMPLAE from the coding sequence ATGGAGGATATGCATCTTAATTACAACAGCTGGATTATCGGGCTATCCGTCCTGATTTCCATTGTCGCTTCTTATATTGCCCTCAACCTAGCAAGCAAAGTGTCGCAAACACATGGGAGAAGTAAAGTAATCTGGCTTTGCCTTAGCTCTTTTGTAATGGGTAGCGGTATCTGGTCGATGCACTTTGTCGGCATGCTTGCCTTTCATTTTGACATGCCTGTAAATTACGACATTGTGCTGACTATGCTTTCTGCTATGGCGAGCATTGTCGCATCCTTTGTTGCATTTACCGTCAAGCTTAACCCGGCGCAAAAGGTATGGAAGCCTATGCTGGCAGGCATCATTATGGGATGCGGTATTGTCGCTATGCATTATACCGGCATGCAAGCTATGCGTATGGATGCGATGATTAGCTATACACCATCATATGTTGTGTTGTCGGTATTTATTGCATTACTAGCTTCCTACGGCGCGTTATTTTTGTTTCACAAATTCCGCGATAAACCGGATTACAGTCATTGGAAATTGATCAGTGCGATCATTATGGGCTTTGCTATTTCTGGTATGCACTATTCTGGCATGGCAGCGACCAATTTTCACTATATGGCTGGGATGAGCAGTAATATGGAGACCATCTCATCGTTATCTGCTAGTCAGGTGCTGTTAATTACGGGGGTGTCGATCGTCACCTTTAGCATTTTGTCAGTATCATGGGCTGCGGTGTTTGTAGAGCGGCATTTGCTGGAACGAATGGCATACAGCGATCCGTTGACTTCGCTGCCGAATCGTCACGGCTTGCAGCGTTATTTTGAAAAGGTATTTGATGCTCACACGCAAGGCGCCGTGCTGTTTCTTGATTTGGATCGCTTCAAATCGATTAACGATACGCTAGGTCATGATATGGGTGATGAGCTGTTGATCGAAGTATCGCGGCGATTACGCGAATGTATTATCGCTGAGAAAATCGTCGGTAATGAGCAGGTGTTTCGTTTGGGCGGAGATGAATTTCTGATTGCGACAAGCAATATGAATCCAGCGCAGGCGATTGCTCTGGCAGAGCGCATTTTGCAGTCGATCAAGCAGCCCTATCATCTGTCTGGTGATCAGCTGTTTGTTACTGGCGGCAGTATCGGTATTGCGCTAGCACCGGAGCATGGCTATGATCGCACATCGCTGATGCGTGCCGCGGATACCGCAATGTATGTATCCAAAAACTCCGGCAAAAACCGCTACAGTATCTTTAATGAAGATATGAATAAGCGCCAAATTCGCCGTATGGGTCTGGAAAATGATCTGCGTCAGGCGCAGGATAACAATCAGCTATTTATCGTATATCAACCCAAATGGGATTCCCAGCACAATCAGCTGGTTGGCATGGAGGCGTTGCTGCGCTGGCAGCATCATGAGTTAGGTCTTGTATCGCCGGGTGAATTTATTCCGATTGCGGAAGAGACTGGATTAATCATCCCAATGACGTATTGGATGATTGGGCAGGTATGCGAGCAGAATTTGCGCTGGCAGCAGGAGATGGATGTCATGGTGCCAATCTCGGTAAATATGTCAGCACGGATGTTTGAGAATCCGCTATTTGCGGGCAGAGTGGAGCGGATTGTGCAGCAAAGCGGCTTATCGCCGCATTATCTGGAGCTGGAGATTACAGAGTCAATCGCTATGAACAGCATGGAGGGAACGGTGGAACAGCTCAAGCATATCCAATCGCTGGGCATCCGTGTATCGCTGGATGACTTTGGTACCGGATACTCCTCGCTGGGTCGCCTAGATGAGATGCCCGTCGATATTATCAAAATGGATCAAATCTTCGTCCGCAAAAGCGATCAGACGTCCAAGCAGGCAATCGTCAGTACAATTATTGCGATTGCGCGCAATCTGGAGTTAGAGTTAGTGGCGGAAGGCGTGGAAACCGCCGAACAACTTGCCTTTTTACAATCAAGAGGCTGCTATCTGATGCAGGGCTTTTATTTTGGCAGACCGATGACCGTGATGCAGATGAATGAATGGTTAAAAGAACGCGTACTCAATATGCCGCTGGCAGAGTGA
- a CDS encoding DNA-3-methyladenine glycosylase produces the protein MDIQQIVQLPAREAAPRLLGQIIRRITPAGDIRCRIVETESYGGAEDKGSHAYGNRRTNRTEMMFRQGGISYIYLIYGMYHCLNVVTGPEDDPQAVLIRAVEPLTSRDEQLMLLLRNLPPGKLKTLCNGPGKLCRALDIDKSLNGIDLLASGAQLRLEQADEQELKKLVIECGPRINIDYAEEYAAYPWRFYIKDHTYLSVKNKTPQVFTLPDDEQVCRQIKNRCTK, from the coding sequence ATGGATATTCAGCAAATCGTTCAATTGCCTGCGCGGGAAGCCGCGCCGCGACTGCTAGGGCAGATTATTAGACGCATCACGCCTGCCGGAGACATTCGTTGCCGGATTGTGGAAACGGAGAGCTATGGCGGTGCCGAGGACAAAGGCAGCCACGCCTACGGCAATCGCCGCACCAATCGGACGGAGATGATGTTCCGTCAAGGTGGTATTTCATACATTTACCTCATCTATGGCATGTACCACTGTCTGAATGTAGTAACCGGACCGGAGGATGATCCGCAAGCGGTATTAATCCGTGCTGTCGAGCCATTAACGAGTCGAGATGAGCAGTTGATGCTGCTACTGCGCAATCTACCTCCCGGCAAGCTTAAAACGCTATGTAACGGCCCGGGGAAGCTATGCCGCGCACTGGACATTGATAAATCGTTGAACGGCATTGATTTGCTCGCCAGCGGCGCACAGCTGCGGTTGGAGCAGGCAGATGAGCAAGAGCTCAAGAAACTCGTCATTGAGTGCGGACCACGCATTAATATTGATTATGCTGAAGAATATGCGGCGTATCCGTGGCGCTTTTACATCAAGGATCATACGTATCTATCAGTAAAAAATAAGACCCCGCAAGTCTTCACTCTGCCGGATGATGAACAAGTATGCCGACAAATAAAAAACCGCTGTACAAAGTGA
- the speE gene encoding polyamine aminopropyltransferase, whose protein sequence is MELWYTEKQTPVFGITAKIRETLVTEQTEFQDLAMIDTEEFGRMLVLDGMVMTTVKDEFVYHEMVAHPALNTHPNPRHVLVVGGGDGGVIREVLKHPEVEKAVLVEIDGKVIEYSKKYLPEIAGELDNPRVEVHVADGYMHIIENKNAYDVIMVDSTEPVGPAAPLFEKGFYQGIYETLREDGIFVAQTDNPWFKAELIQQVNRDVKEIFPIVRVYGANIPTYPSGLWTFTMGSKMYDPLEVDESSIPEMDSNKYYTPRLHKAAFVLPKFVEDLCK, encoded by the coding sequence ATGGAACTGTGGTACACGGAAAAACAAACGCCCGTATTCGGCATTACTGCCAAAATCCGCGAAACACTGGTCACGGAGCAGACCGAATTTCAGGATTTGGCGATGATCGATACCGAAGAATTTGGTCGTATGCTCGTACTGGACGGCATGGTCATGACGACGGTGAAGGATGAGTTTGTTTATCACGAAATGGTCGCCCATCCAGCCCTCAATACACACCCCAATCCTCGACATGTGCTGGTCGTTGGCGGCGGTGACGGCGGAGTCATCCGTGAAGTGCTCAAGCATCCCGAAGTGGAGAAAGCCGTATTGGTTGAGATTGATGGCAAAGTCATCGAATACTCCAAAAAGTACCTGCCTGAGATTGCTGGTGAACTGGACAACCCGCGTGTTGAAGTTCATGTTGCCGACGGCTATATGCACATTATTGAAAATAAAAACGCCTATGATGTGATCATGGTCGACTCTACGGAGCCGGTTGGTCCGGCAGCCCCTTTGTTTGAAAAAGGCTTTTACCAAGGCATCTACGAAACGCTGCGCGAGGATGGCATCTTCGTCGCTCAGACCGACAACCCATGGTTCAAAGCTGAGCTGATCCAGCAGGTCAATCGCGATGTCAAAGAAATCTTCCCGATTGTACGCGTGTATGGTGCCAACATTCCGACCTATCCAAGCGGACTGTGGACCTTCACCATGGGTAGCAAAATGTACGATCCGCTAGAAGTGGATGAATCCTCCATTCCTGAGATGGATAGTAATAAATATTATACCCCGCGTCTGCACAAGGCTGCATTCGTACTACCCAAATTCGTCGAAGATCTGTGCAAATAA
- a CDS encoding DUF1934 domain-containing protein — translation MTEANQVRLTLRSEQDGESSTTEMIGQVFMKGSSLYVRYTEPQQPPQQEVRTTVKISSDEIKIMRHGGVEAEQTFRPGEQLTGFYRSPFTRFTLETNTRAIHNELDGTTGSMIWEYDLYAYEQLNGRFKVSLHIEML, via the coding sequence ATGACGGAAGCCAATCAGGTGCGACTGACGCTGCGTAGTGAGCAGGACGGCGAAAGCAGCACAACCGAAATGATCGGTCAGGTGTTTATGAAAGGCAGTAGCCTGTATGTTCGTTACACCGAGCCACAGCAGCCACCTCAGCAGGAAGTCCGTACCACAGTGAAAATCAGTAGCGACGAAATCAAAATCATGCGTCATGGCGGTGTCGAAGCCGAGCAGACTTTCCGACCGGGAGAGCAGCTGACCGGATTTTATCGATCGCCTTTTACCCGTTTTACACTGGAGACGAATACGCGGGCGATTCACAATGAATTGGACGGAACGACGGGCAGCATGATCTGGGAATATGATCTGTACGCATACGAACAATTGAACGGACGCTTTAAGGTCAGTCTGCATATTGAGATGCTATAG
- the argS gene encoding arginine--tRNA ligase has product MTANPLEQSRNLVREAVHAAVLSAGIVSADELPEVALEVPKDKNHGDLATNIAMQLTRIAKKNPRQIAESIIENLDLSKGGIEHAEIAGPGFINFKLNKSYLYPVIEAVHTLGDNYGRIELGKGQRIEVEFVSANPTGSLHLGHARGAAFGDSLCNLLDFAGYEMTREYYINDAGNQVSNLSLSIEARYLQELGQDAPMPEDGYHGEDIKGFARELVAEKGDSLLSLSSSERSDFFREYGLSKELDKIKRDLQAFRVGFDIWYSETSLYETGRVLDALDELRERGQIFEEDGATWLRTTDYGDDKNRVLIKNDGTYTYLTPDIAYHKDKYNRGYDRMINIWGADHHGYIPRMKAAMQALGNDPEKLTVLIAQMVSLFQNGEKVKMSKRTGKAVTMEDLMSEVGVDAVRYFFAMRSIDSHLDFDMDLAVSTSNENPVFYVQYAHARICSIFRQAEEQGIVLPELSQIDFSQLNTEHEYDLLQKLGELPNEIAVAAENFAPHRLIRYVYELASQMHSYYKAERTLTEDQPKTLARLALLGSVRTVIVNVLRLVGVSAPDRM; this is encoded by the coding sequence ATGACTGCTAATCCACTGGAACAAAGCCGCAATCTGGTTAGAGAGGCTGTACACGCTGCCGTGCTATCCGCCGGTATCGTTAGCGCCGACGAACTGCCAGAGGTTGCGCTTGAAGTGCCAAAAGACAAAAACCACGGCGATCTAGCGACCAATATCGCTATGCAGCTGACGCGTATCGCTAAGAAAAATCCGCGTCAAATCGCTGAGAGCATTATCGAGAACCTGGACCTGAGCAAAGGCGGCATCGAGCACGCCGAGATCGCTGGCCCGGGCTTTATTAACTTTAAACTGAACAAAAGCTATCTGTATCCGGTTATCGAGGCGGTTCATACGCTAGGTGACAACTACGGACGTATTGAGCTGGGCAAAGGTCAGCGCATCGAAGTGGAGTTTGTCAGCGCCAACCCAACCGGCAGCTTGCATCTTGGTCATGCACGCGGTGCCGCATTTGGCGACTCGCTGTGCAACCTGCTCGACTTCGCTGGTTATGAGATGACCCGCGAATACTACATTAACGATGCGGGGAATCAGGTGTCCAACCTGAGTCTGTCGATCGAAGCGCGTTATTTGCAGGAGCTGGGTCAGGATGCTCCGATGCCAGAAGATGGTTATCACGGCGAAGACATTAAGGGCTTTGCGCGTGAACTCGTTGCTGAGAAAGGCGACAGCCTGCTGTCCCTGTCCTCTAGCGAGCGCTCCGACTTTTTCCGTGAATACGGTCTGAGCAAAGAATTGGACAAAATCAAACGCGATCTGCAAGCATTCCGTGTCGGCTTTGACATCTGGTATAGCGAGACTTCGCTGTATGAAACCGGACGCGTGCTGGACGCGCTGGATGAGCTGCGCGAACGTGGTCAGATTTTTGAAGAGGACGGCGCAACATGGCTTCGTACGACCGATTATGGCGATGACAAGAACCGCGTTCTGATCAAAAATGATGGCACTTATACGTATCTGACACCAGACATCGCGTACCACAAAGATAAATACAACCGCGGCTACGACCGCATGATCAACATCTGGGGCGCCGATCACCACGGTTATATCCCGCGGATGAAAGCAGCCATGCAGGCACTGGGCAATGACCCGGAAAAATTGACCGTACTGATTGCACAAATGGTCAGCCTGTTCCAAAACGGCGAAAAGGTCAAAATGTCCAAACGTACCGGTAAAGCCGTAACGATGGAAGACTTGATGAGCGAAGTGGGCGTGGATGCGGTTCGTTATTTCTTCGCGATGCGCAGTATTGATTCGCATCTGGATTTCGATATGGATCTGGCGGTGTCCACTTCCAACGAAAACCCAGTATTCTACGTACAATATGCACACGCGCGGATTTGCAGTATTTTCCGTCAGGCAGAGGAGCAGGGCATCGTATTGCCAGAGCTGTCGCAAATCGACTTTAGTCAGCTGAACACTGAGCATGAATACGACCTGCTGCAAAAGCTGGGCGAGCTGCCGAACGAGATCGCTGTGGCGGCGGAGAACTTCGCACCGCACCGTCTGATTCGTTACGTATATGAGCTGGCATCGCAGATGCACAGCTATTACAAAGCCGAGCGTACGCTGACTGAAGATCAGCCGAAAACGCTGGCGCGTCTAGCATTGCTGGGTAGCGTTCGTACCGTTATCGTCAATGTACTGCGTCTGGTTGGCGTATCTGCACCAGACCGCATGTAA
- the rpoE gene encoding DNA-directed RNA polymerase subunit delta: protein MSTPQELKINPDKVHEIPMVDLAFAVLKKMNTPLYYRDLMKEVAELRGYTEEQITEYIAQLYTELNIDGRFACVGTNLWGLKRWYPLERAEDPIANAKRPRIINDDNDDDDIEDDEFNNEDDSADNADEDDEVEEDNYDDVDENDDDDIYSDDDEDSEDLVIEDEDDEDEEEEEEEYNDEEEDEDNR, encoded by the coding sequence GTGAGCACACCGCAAGAACTGAAGATCAACCCGGACAAAGTGCATGAGATTCCAATGGTGGATCTAGCCTTTGCCGTTCTGAAAAAAATGAATACCCCGTTGTACTACCGTGACCTGATGAAGGAAGTGGCAGAACTGCGCGGCTATACCGAAGAGCAGATTACTGAATACATCGCCCAGCTCTACACAGAATTGAACATCGACGGTCGTTTTGCTTGTGTCGGTACCAATCTGTGGGGTCTGAAACGTTGGTATCCGCTGGAGCGTGCGGAAGATCCAATCGCGAACGCGAAGCGTCCACGGATCATCAATGATGATAACGACGATGACGATATCGAAGACGACGAATTCAACAATGAGGACGATAGCGCCGACAATGCGGACGAAGACGATGAAGTAGAAGAAGATAACTACGACGACGTGGACGAAAACGATGACGACGATATCTACTCCGATGATGACGAAGATAGCGAAGACCTTGTCATTGAAGATGAAGACGACGAGGATGAAGAGGAAGAAGAAGAGGAATATAACGACGAAGAGGAAGACGAAGACAATCGTTAA
- a CDS encoding CTP synthase has protein sequence MTKYIFVTGGVVSSLGKGITAASLGRLLKNRGLKVTIQKFDPYINVDPGTMSPYQHGEVFVTDDGAETDLDLGHYERFIDINLSKNSNVTTGKVYSSVISKERRGEYLGGTVQVIPHITNEIKERVFRAGRESNSDVVITEIGGTVGDIESLPFLEAIRQIKSDVGRDNVMYVHVTLIPYIKAAGEVKTKPTQHSVKELRSIGIQPNVIVCRTEYELSEDMKSKIALFCDIDANAVVECRDASSLYEVPLNLRDEGLDDIVVKHLKLDTPAPDMSEWEQLLGRIQNLEKTVEIAIVGKYVALHDAYLSVVESLSHAGYHANADVKLRWVDAEELTDDNVAEKLSGLGGILVPGGFGDRGIEGKISAIRYARDNNVPYFGICLGMQVAVIEYARALAGMDGANSSEINPATPYPVIDLLPEQKDIEDLGGTMRLGLYPCKLQPGSLAMECYGEELVYERHRHRYEFNNQYREQIEKAGMKISGTSPDGRLVEIVEVPDHPWFLAVQFHPEFISRPNRPQPLFREFVKASIAHQG, from the coding sequence GTGACAAAGTATATTTTCGTAACAGGTGGCGTCGTATCGTCCCTCGGCAAAGGGATTACGGCTGCATCGCTGGGCAGACTGCTCAAAAACAGAGGCTTGAAGGTAACGATCCAGAAATTCGATCCTTACATCAACGTGGACCCGGGAACCATGAGTCCATACCAGCACGGTGAAGTATTCGTAACCGATGATGGCGCTGAGACGGATCTTGATCTGGGTCACTACGAGCGTTTTATCGATATCAACCTGTCCAAAAACAGCAATGTAACAACTGGTAAAGTCTATTCCTCCGTTATTAGCAAAGAGCGTCGTGGTGAGTATCTGGGCGGAACAGTACAAGTTATCCCGCATATCACGAATGAGATCAAAGAACGTGTTTTCCGTGCAGGTCGCGAATCCAACTCAGATGTCGTTATTACCGAGATCGGTGGTACGGTTGGTGATATCGAGAGTCTGCCATTCTTGGAAGCGATTCGTCAAATCAAGAGTGATGTTGGTCGTGACAACGTAATGTATGTACACGTTACCCTGATCCCTTATATCAAAGCTGCCGGTGAAGTGAAAACGAAACCGACTCAACACAGTGTAAAAGAACTGCGCAGTATCGGTATTCAGCCAAACGTGATCGTTTGCCGCACCGAATACGAACTGTCTGAAGATATGAAATCCAAAATCGCCCTGTTCTGCGACATCGATGCTAATGCTGTTGTAGAATGTCGCGATGCATCGTCGCTGTACGAAGTGCCGCTGAACCTGCGTGACGAAGGTCTGGATGACATCGTTGTGAAGCATCTCAAGCTGGACACGCCAGCACCAGATATGAGCGAATGGGAGCAACTGCTCGGTCGCATTCAAAATCTGGAGAAAACCGTCGAAATCGCGATTGTTGGTAAATATGTAGCGCTGCATGATGCGTACCTGAGCGTCGTTGAATCGCTGTCCCACGCTGGTTACCATGCCAATGCAGATGTGAAACTGCGCTGGGTGGATGCAGAGGAATTGACCGATGATAACGTAGCTGAAAAGCTGAGCGGTCTCGGTGGTATCCTTGTTCCGGGTGGATTCGGTGATCGCGGGATCGAAGGTAAAATCAGTGCGATTCGTTATGCACGTGATAACAACGTTCCGTACTTCGGCATTTGCCTTGGTATGCAGGTAGCTGTCATTGAATATGCGCGTGCGCTTGCAGGCATGGATGGTGCGAATAGCTCCGAGATTAACCCAGCTACACCATATCCGGTCATCGACCTGCTGCCAGAACAAAAAGACATCGAAGATCTGGGCGGTACAATGCGTCTTGGATTGTATCCATGTAAACTGCAACCCGGTTCTCTGGCAATGGAATGCTACGGCGAAGAGTTGGTATACGAGCGTCACCGTCATCGGTATGAGTTCAATAACCAATATCGCGAGCAAATCGAGAAAGCTGGCATGAAAATCTCCGGTACTTCCCCTGACGGTCGACTGGTAGAGATCGTGGAAGTTCCTGATCACCCATGGTTCTTGGCGGTACAATTCCATCCAGAATTCATTTCCCGTCCGAACCGTCCACAGCCACTGTTCCGTGAGTTTGTCAAAGCTTCTATCGCTCACCAAGGATAA
- a CDS encoding response regulator yields the protein MEQKKILIVDDQTGIRILLMELFGNEGYEMFQAANGKAALEVVEQDSPDLVLLDMKIPGMDGLEILRHIKTTHPHIHVIMMTAYGELDIIQKAKELGALSHFTKPFDIDEMRQAVDRCLRGSSVDQ from the coding sequence ATGGAACAGAAGAAGATATTGATTGTAGATGATCAGACCGGAATTCGGATTCTATTGATGGAATTGTTCGGCAATGAAGGATATGAGATGTTTCAAGCAGCCAACGGCAAGGCGGCACTTGAAGTAGTAGAGCAGGATTCGCCTGATCTAGTACTGCTGGATATGAAGATTCCTGGCATGGACGGATTGGAGATTTTGCGCCATATCAAGACGACCCATCCACATATTCATGTCATTATGATGACTGCGTACGGCGAACTGGATATTATCCAGAAGGCAAAGGAACTCGGTGCGCTGAGTCATTTTACCAAGCCGTTTGATATTGATGAAATGCGTCAAGCAGTAGATCGCTGTTTGCGCGGTAGTAGTGTGGATCAGTAA
- the fba gene encoding class II fructose-1,6-bisphosphate aldolase, whose translation MPLVSMTDMLNKALEGKYAVGQYNINNLEWTQAILGAAEEEKSPVILGVSEGAARHMGGFTTVVKMVEGLLHDMKITVPVAIHLDHGSSFDKCKEAIDAGFTSVMIDGSHHPIEENIEMTKKVVEYAHAKGVSVEAEVGTVGGQEDDVIGGIMYADLQECVRIVKETGIDTLAPALGSVHGPYHGEPNLGFKEMEEIRDAVSLPLVLHGGTGIPKHDIDKAISLGTSKINVNTENQIAFAKVVREVLAEKPDAYDPRTFIAPGREAIKQTVIGKIREFGTSNKA comes from the coding sequence ATGCCATTAGTATCTATGACAGACATGCTGAACAAAGCACTTGAAGGAAAATATGCGGTTGGTCAATACAACATTAACAACTTGGAGTGGACACAAGCGATTCTGGGCGCAGCGGAAGAAGAAAAATCCCCAGTTATTCTTGGTGTATCCGAAGGTGCAGCTCGTCACATGGGCGGCTTCACTACCGTTGTCAAAATGGTAGAAGGTCTGCTGCACGACATGAAAATCACTGTACCAGTTGCAATCCATCTGGACCACGGTTCTAGCTTTGACAAATGTAAAGAAGCAATCGACGCTGGCTTCACTTCCGTTATGATCGACGGTTCCCACCACCCAATCGAAGAAAACATCGAAATGACCAAAAAAGTCGTTGAATACGCACACGCTAAAGGCGTTTCCGTTGAGGCTGAAGTAGGTACAGTCGGTGGTCAAGAAGACGACGTAATCGGCGGCATCATGTACGCTGACCTGCAAGAATGCGTACGCATCGTTAAAGAAACAGGTATCGACACACTGGCACCAGCACTGGGTTCCGTACACGGTCCTTACCACGGCGAGCCTAACCTGGGCTTCAAAGAAATGGAAGAAATTCGTGATGCAGTTAGCCTGCCACTCGTACTGCACGGTGGTACTGGTATTCCGAAACACGATATCGACAAAGCCATTTCTCTGGGTACATCCAAAATCAACGTAAACACTGAAAACCAGATCGCTTTCGCTAAAGTAGTTCGCGAAGTTCTGGCTGAAAAACCAGATGCTTACGATCCACGTACATTCATCGCTCCAGGTCGTGAAGCGATCAAACAAACTGTTATCGGCAAAATCCGTGAGTTCGGTACAAGCAACAAAGCATAA
- a CDS encoding UDP-N-acetylglucosamine 1-carboxyvinyltransferase, protein MEKLMISGGSPLQGTITISGAKNSAIALIPAALLAESEVVLDNLPLLSDVAVYAEILENLGAKVTWNEADNEMRIDPSSVRSIPMPNGPVKKLRASYYMMGALLGRFGEAIIGLPGGCNFEPRPIDQHIKGFEALGATVTNEHGAIHLYAKELRGAKIYLDVASVGATINIMLAAARAKGHTIIENAAKEPEIIDVATLLNAMGAVIKGAGTETIRIEGVSEMHGCKHSIIPDRIQAGTYMIAAAATRGDVIIDNVIPKHLEAVTAKLLEMGVHVDELDEGIRVLGKSSYTHVDVKALTYPGFATDLQSPMTSLLTQAQGVSVLSDFVYSSRFKHVPELVRMGAKIKVEGRSAIIEGGELNAAKVKAMDLRAGAALVIAGLTVPEGVTEVSGVEFIDRGYDHLVDNLRHLGANVWREML, encoded by the coding sequence ATGGAAAAATTGATGATCAGCGGCGGAAGTCCGTTGCAGGGAACTATCACCATCAGTGGTGCAAAAAACAGTGCCATTGCGCTTATTCCTGCGGCATTGCTCGCCGAATCGGAAGTTGTGCTTGATAACCTGCCACTTCTGAGTGATGTAGCAGTTTATGCAGAGATTTTGGAGAATCTAGGCGCAAAGGTAACTTGGAATGAAGCAGACAACGAAATGCGTATTGATCCAAGCAGCGTCAGATCTATTCCGATGCCTAACGGACCAGTCAAAAAATTAAGAGCATCCTACTATATGATGGGTGCATTACTCGGACGTTTTGGAGAAGCCATTATCGGCTTGCCGGGCGGTTGTAACTTTGAACCCCGGCCGATTGATCAACATATCAAAGGCTTTGAAGCGCTTGGCGCTACTGTAACCAACGAACACGGCGCTATTCATCTGTATGCCAAAGAATTGCGCGGTGCTAAAATTTATCTGGACGTAGCCAGTGTCGGTGCGACCATCAACATTATGCTGGCGGCTGCAAGAGCCAAAGGCCATACCATTATTGAAAACGCGGCGAAAGAGCCTGAGATTATAGATGTAGCAACATTATTGAATGCCATGGGTGCTGTAATCAAGGGTGCCGGTACAGAGACGATCCGCATTGAGGGCGTTTCCGAAATGCATGGCTGCAAACATTCCATTATTCCTGACCGTATTCAGGCAGGTACGTATATGATCGCCGCAGCAGCAACACGTGGCGATGTGATTATTGACAACGTAATCCCTAAGCATCTGGAAGCGGTAACGGCGAAGTTACTGGAAATGGGTGTGCATGTGGACGAGCTGGACGAGGGCATTCGTGTACTCGGCAAGTCTTCCTATACGCATGTAGACGTCAAAGCACTGACCTATCCGGGCTTTGCGACGGATCTGCAATCTCCTATGACCAGTCTGCTCACCCAAGCACAGGGCGTGAGTGTATTGAGTGACTTTGTATACAGCAGCCGGTTTAAGCATGTACCGGAACTGGTACGGATGGGCGCCAAAATCAAAGTCGAAGGTCGCTCTGCCATCATCGAGGGTGGAGAACTGAACGCAGCCAAAGTCAAAGCGATGGACCTACGTGCTGGTGCAGCACTTGTCATTGCTGGCTTGACTGTACCAGAAGGCGTGACTGAGGTGTCTGGTGTGGAATTTATTGACCGTGGATATGACCATCTCGTAGATAATTTGCGTCATCTGGGCGCGAATGTATGGAGAGAGATGCTGTAA